CGGCATCCATTGTGGTGCAGTTGATGGGTATGGCAGTACCTTACTTCCAGCGTTTGCAGAAGGAAGGTGAGTCTGGTAGAAAGAAAATCAACCAAATTACAAGGGTGTTGACCATCCTGATTACGTTGGCTCAAGGGTCTGGGTACTTGGCTACCACTGTCCCTAATGAAGCTATCGGAATCGACCAAAGGCTGTTCTACATTTCCTCAATGGTAATTCTGACTGCAGGCACTGTGTTCTGTATGTGGATCGGTGAGAAAATTACTGAAAAAGGTATTGGTAATGGTATTTCCATGCTGATCATGATCGGTATTATCTCTGGGTTCCCTACAGCAATTTACCAAGAGTTCACAACTCGCGGTGGTTCACTGCTGCTAGTAGTAGAAATTATTGCTTTGTTCTTCGTGGTAATGGGTGTTGTACTGCTTACAACAGCAGTAAGGAAGATACCTGTTCAGTACGCAAGACAAGTAGTAGGAGCTGGAGGAAAGAAGAAAATGCTGAAAACAGGTCAAAGGTCATACATTCCATTGAAAGTTAATGCGGCGAACGTAATGCCAATTATTTTCGCGCAGTCACTGATGTTCCTGCCGTCGTTGATCGCAAACATTTGGGCTGATGAGAGTAATGCTGCAGGTTGGGTTGCTCAAAACTTCTCTGACTTTACGTCGCTTGCATATAACGTTACCTTCGGTCTATTGATTCTTCTGTTCACTTATTTCTACACAGCTATCACGATCAATCCTGATCAGATGGCAGATGACTTGAAGAGAAACAATGCTTTCGTTCCTGGTGTTAAACCAGGTGAGGCTACTTCAAACTTCATCAGTGTAATTTTGGACAGAATCACACTTCCAAGTGCCCTGTTCTTGGCGATCGTAGCAGTGCTTCCTGCAATTGCTCACTTGTTTGGCGTAAGCATGACATTCTCTAGATTCTATGGTGGTACTTCATTGATCATCATGGTAGGAGTAATTCTTGACACGCTTCAGCAAATTGAGTCTTACTTGTTGATGCAACACTACGAGGGCATGATGAAGTCGGGTAACATTAAGGGAAGACAAAACGTGGCAATGGCCTAATGGTTTATTACAAAACAGACAGTGATATTGCGCTGATGCGTGAAAGTGCAGACCTTTTGGGTCGTGCTCATGCTGAGGTTGCAAAAAACATCAAAGTAGGGGTTAGTCTCAAGGAACTTGATAAGGTCGCTGAAGAATTTATCAAGGATCATGGGGCTTACCCCTCCTTCTTGGATTATAACGGATTTCCAGCGTCACTATGCATGTCAGTAAATGATGTAGTAGTGCACGGTATCCCGAATGATTACAGACTACAGGATGGAGACATTGTTTCTATTGACTGCGGTGTCTACTACCAAGGATTTCACTCAGACAGTGCATATACTTATCCAGTAGGAAATGTTTCTGCTGAAGTAATGCAGCTGCTGAAGGTAACCAAGGAGTCACTCTATTTGGCAATAGAGCAGATGAAGGTGAATAACCGTATCGGTGATGTTAGCTTTGCAGTACAGCAGCACGCTGAAAAGCATGGCTATGGAGTCGTGAGAGAGTTGGTTGGACACGGGTTAGGGAAGAGTCTTCATGAAAAACCTGAGGTTCCTAACTACGGAAAAAGAGGTAGAGGACTGAAAATCAAAAACGGTCTTGTGATCGCGATTGAGCCAATGATTAACTTGGGTGGCAAAGGTATTGTACAAGATGCTGACGGTTGGACGATCCGTACTAGAGACGGAAAGCCATCTGCGCATTACGAACATACAGTAGCTGCTCATAACGATCAGACAGAAGTTCTTACCACATTTAAGTATATAGAAGAAGTTTACAAATTCTAGTATGCCGAAACAATCAAACATCCAACTCGACGGTACGATCGTTGAAGCACTTTCAAATGCAATGTTCCGTGTTGAACTGGAGAATGGTCACCAGGTAGTCGCTCATATTTCTGGTAAGATGAGAATGAATTACATTCGTATCCTGCCAGGAGACCGTGTGAAACTGGAGATGTCTCCTTACGACTTGACTAAGGGAAGAATTGTTTACCGTTACAAGTAATCTGGTCAGTAATGACGCTTCTGAACAAAATGAGGCTGATACAACTGGAATACTAAACTCGGGAATAATAGTCCTAAAGTTGACGAGATAAATAAGGAAATGACGATCCAAAATAAAGCAAGTTGTTGATTGCTAGAGGAATTAACAATTAATAACTAGGAGGGGGAACTATGCCCTTTTAATTTTGCTTTTTTACTTGCGGGTGGGATTACTTACCTTAAATATATAAACTTTCAGGGATTTTTATTTTAAGTTTTCTAAATCAGGAACTATGAAGGTTAGAGCCTCAATCAAAAAGAGAAGTTCTGATGATAAAATCATCAGACGTAAAGGCAAGCTTTACATCATCAACAAAAAGAACCCTCGTCACAAACAGAGACAAGGTTAAGATGTCGCTTGCGTACAAAGTGTTTAAAAAAGTATAATTCACAGTACAAACAGTATTAAAATGGCACGTATTTCAGGAGTTGATATTCCGGATAATAAGAGAGGTGTAATTTCTCTTACATATATCTTCGGAATTGGTAACACTTCTGCTTCTTCGATCCTTGCTAAAGCAGGTGTTGACGAAAACAAGAAGGTTAAGGACTGGACGGATGAGGAGTCAATGGCTATCCGTGACATCATCAACAATGAGCACAAAATTGAAGGTGAGCTGAAGTCAGAAATCCAATTGAACATCAAACGTCTGATGGACATCGGTTGTTATAGAGGTCTGAGACACAGAAGAGGTCTACCTGTTAGAGGTCAAAAGACTAAAAACAACGCTCGTACCAGAAAAGGTAAGAGAAAGACAGTAGCTAACAAGAAGAAATAATTGATTTAATAGACATTATTAGCAATGGCTCAGAAGAGAAAAGACAAAGCTAAGAAGAGAGTTGTTAAGGTTGAGTCTGTAGGTCAAGTACACGTTCAGGCCACATTCAACAACATTATCATCTCGATCACTAACCTAGAGGGACAAGTGATTTCATGGTCTTCTGCAGGTAAAATGGGCTTCAGAGGATCGAAAAAGAACACTCCTTATGCAGCTCAACAAGCAGCAACAGATTGCGCTAAAGTAGCGTACGATCTGGGCATGAGAAAAGCAGAGGTGTTTGTTAAAGGACCAGGTTCAGGCAGAGAGTCTGCAATCAGAACTATCCAAAACTCAGGTATCGAAGTAACGTCTATCAAAGACCGTACTCCACTACCTCACAACGGATGTCGTCCTCCGAAAAGAAGAAGAGTCTAATTATGGCTCGCCTTTTTGGGCAACAATAGTCTGCCGCAAGCCACGGCAGAGATCATTAGTTAATATATTTTTATACGAAAAATTTTGGTGAAAAATGGCTAGATATACTGGGCCTACGTCGAAAATTGCTAGAAAGTTCAATGATCCAATTTTCGGGGCATGCAAAGAGCTGAAGAAGAAGAACTACCCTCCAGGTCAGCACGGCAAAAATAGAAGAAGAAAGCAGTCTGAATACGCGGTACAGCTTGCTGCTAAGCAGAAAGCTAAATACACTTACGGTGTATTGGAAAAACAATTCCGTAACCTATTCAAGAAAGCTGCTGCAAAACCAGGCATTACAGGTACAAACTTGTTGCAATACCTGGAAGCAAGATTGGATAATACTGTTTACAGACTGGGTATCGCTCCTACAAGAAGAGGTGCTCGTCAGCTTGTATCGCACAAGCACATTACTGTGAATGGTGAGGTTGTAAACATCCCTTCATACACGCTGAAGCCAGGTGATATTGTAAGTGTTAGAGGTAAGTCTCAAGCGCTGAAAGTAATCACTGAGTCAGTTTCTGGACGTCAGCGTTCTGCCTACCCTTGGTTGGAGTGGGATGCTGAGAAGATGGCTGGTAAGTTCCTGAATCTCCCTGAAAGAGAGGATATCCCTGAAAACCTTCAGGAGCAACTGATCGTCGAACTATACTCTAAGTAATTTAATACTTGCGAAACAGCTTTTAAGATATTTTTATATCTTAAAGGCTGTTTTATATTTCATTCATACAAAATCCAGAAAAAACAACGTCATATATGTCCATTTTAGCTTTTCAAATGCCTGATAAGGTGGTGATGGAAAAAGCAGATGACTTTCACGGTCTGTTTGAATTCAAGCCACTGGAAAGAGGATACGGGGTTACGGTAGGTAACGCTCTAAGAAGAATCCTTCTTTCTTCCTTGGAGGGGCATGCCATTGTGGGAATTAAATTCCCGAATGTGCTGCATGAGTTCTCGTCTATTGAAGGGGTTGTTGAAGATGTGACGGAGATTATTTTGAACTTCAAGCAAGTGAGGTTCAAAAAGATGTCTGAAGAGCCTAACTTCAAGATCAACGTTAACCTGAGTGGCAAGGATAAATTCACGGCTGGAGATATCAATCAGTTTACTGATGATTTCCAGATCTTGAATCCAGACTTCGTTATTTGCCATTTGGACCCATCCGTAAACCTTCAGGTGGAGCTAACTTTGGCTAAAGGCAGAGGTTATGTGCCTGCTGAAGAGCAGCAGAACAACGACGAAGTAATTGGTTATATTCCAATTGACGCGATCTTTACGCCTATCAAAAACGTGAAGTATAGTGTTGAAAATACAAGGGTTGAGCAGAGAACTGACTACGAAAAGCTTATCTTGGACATTGAAACTGATGGTTCAATTCACCCAGAGGATGCTTTGAAAGGTGCAGCTCGCGTGCTTATCCAGCACTTCATGCTGTTCTCTGATGAGACAATGACATTGGACTTGCCTAATAAGAAAGAGGACGAGCCAATTGATGAGGAATTCCTACATATGCGTAAACTGCTGAAGACTCCACTTTCTGAGTTGGATCTATCAGTAAGGGCATACAACTGTCTGAAAGCAGCCGATGTGAAAACACTAGGTGATTTGGCTTCTCT
This portion of the Limibacter armeniacum genome encodes:
- the rpmJ gene encoding 50S ribosomal protein L36 translates to MKVRASIKKRSSDDKIIRRKGKLYIINKKNPRHKQRQG
- the map gene encoding type I methionyl aminopeptidase, with product MVYYKTDSDIALMRESADLLGRAHAEVAKNIKVGVSLKELDKVAEEFIKDHGAYPSFLDYNGFPASLCMSVNDVVVHGIPNDYRLQDGDIVSIDCGVYYQGFHSDSAYTYPVGNVSAEVMQLLKVTKESLYLAIEQMKVNNRIGDVSFAVQQHAEKHGYGVVRELVGHGLGKSLHEKPEVPNYGKRGRGLKIKNGLVIAIEPMINLGGKGIVQDADGWTIRTRDGKPSAHYEHTVAAHNDQTEVLTTFKYIEEVYKF
- the rpsK gene encoding 30S ribosomal protein S11: MAQKRKDKAKKRVVKVESVGQVHVQATFNNIIISITNLEGQVISWSSAGKMGFRGSKKNTPYAAQQAATDCAKVAYDLGMRKAEVFVKGPGSGRESAIRTIQNSGIEVTSIKDRTPLPHNGCRPPKRRRV
- the rpsD gene encoding 30S ribosomal protein S4; this encodes MARYTGPTSKIARKFNDPIFGACKELKKKNYPPGQHGKNRRRKQSEYAVQLAAKQKAKYTYGVLEKQFRNLFKKAAAKPGITGTNLLQYLEARLDNTVYRLGIAPTRRGARQLVSHKHITVNGEVVNIPSYTLKPGDIVSVRGKSQALKVITESVSGRQRSAYPWLEWDAEKMAGKFLNLPEREDIPENLQEQLIVELYSK
- the rpsM gene encoding 30S ribosomal protein S13; the encoded protein is MARISGVDIPDNKRGVISLTYIFGIGNTSASSILAKAGVDENKKVKDWTDEESMAIRDIINNEHKIEGELKSEIQLNIKRLMDIGCYRGLRHRRGLPVRGQKTKNNARTRKGKRKTVANKKK
- a CDS encoding DNA-directed RNA polymerase subunit alpha; the protein is MSILAFQMPDKVVMEKADDFHGLFEFKPLERGYGVTVGNALRRILLSSLEGHAIVGIKFPNVLHEFSSIEGVVEDVTEIILNFKQVRFKKMSEEPNFKINVNLSGKDKFTAGDINQFTDDFQILNPDFVICHLDPSVNLQVELTLAKGRGYVPAEEQQNNDEVIGYIPIDAIFTPIKNVKYSVENTRVEQRTDYEKLILDIETDGSIHPEDALKGAARVLIQHFMLFSDETMTLDLPNKKEDEPIDEEFLHMRKLLKTPLSELDLSVRAYNCLKAADVKTLGDLASLEISDMMKFRNFGKKSLTELEQLIAEKGLTFGMDVSKYRLDED
- the infA gene encoding translation initiation factor IF-1; protein product: MPKQSNIQLDGTIVEALSNAMFRVELENGHQVVAHISGKMRMNYIRILPGDRVKLEMSPYDLTKGRIVYRYK
- the secY gene encoding preprotein translocase subunit SecY, producing MKKFFTTLRNIFSIEELRDRIFYTLGFLAVFRLGSFIVLPGVDPSKLTGESGGLLDFLNIFLGGAFNRASIFALGIMPYISASIVVQLMGMAVPYFQRLQKEGESGRKKINQITRVLTILITLAQGSGYLATTVPNEAIGIDQRLFYISSMVILTAGTVFCMWIGEKITEKGIGNGISMLIMIGIISGFPTAIYQEFTTRGGSLLLVVEIIALFFVVMGVVLLTTAVRKIPVQYARQVVGAGGKKKMLKTGQRSYIPLKVNAANVMPIIFAQSLMFLPSLIANIWADESNAAGWVAQNFSDFTSLAYNVTFGLLILLFTYFYTAITINPDQMADDLKRNNAFVPGVKPGEATSNFISVILDRITLPSALFLAIVAVLPAIAHLFGVSMTFSRFYGGTSLIIMVGVILDTLQQIESYLLMQHYEGMMKSGNIKGRQNVAMA